One Spinacia oleracea cultivar Varoflay chromosome 4, BTI_SOV_V1, whole genome shotgun sequence DNA segment encodes these proteins:
- the LOC130471602 gene encoding uncharacterized protein, translating to MRGQKDYARCLGQVMLSGKSPVDPFPRIEICESDGGRVATPHYDPLMVEIKISNMRVKRILIDTGSSSDIMSMGCLSRLAHDPKIIKSIHYPIIGFGGRIIHPVGVINLPVRIGERRDGRKMGVDILIVKDLTAYNVILGRPTLNKIKTVVATHLMLLKYVCDDGAIGTIHGDQQQARDCYLTTLNPSAWKKDPAGTKGKRKL from the coding sequence ATGAGGGGACAGAAAGATTACGCCCGCTGTCTAGGTCAGGTAATGTTATCAGGGAAGTCACCGGTGGACCCATTCCCTCGGATAGAGATATGTGAATCGGACGGAGGACGCGTAGCCACCCCGCATTACGACCCCCTCATGGTCGAGATCAAAATCTCCAACATGAGAGTGAAGCGCATCCTGATAGATACAGGAAGTTCATCTGATATAATGAGCATGGGGTGCCTCAGCCGCCTAGCTCATGATCCTAAAATCATAAAGAGCATCCACTACCCTATCATTGGCTTTGGGGGAAGAATCATACACCCTGTGGGCGTCATTAACTTGCCGGTTCGGATTGGAGAGCGTAGAGATGGGCGAAAGATGGGTGTAGACATCCTAATCGTTAAAGATCTAAcggcatacaatgtcatcttgggacgCCCTACCTTGAACAAGATCAAAACAGTAGTCGCCACTCATCTCATGCTCCTGAAGTATGTATGTGACGATGGGGCCATAGGGACTATACATGGAGATCAGCAGCAAGCAAGAGATTGCTACCTCACAACTCTTAACCCATCAGCATGGAAAAAAGACCCGGCAGGAACCAAAGGCAAAAGGAAATTATAG
- the LOC110784750 gene encoding uncharacterized protein: MKSPVETRDSSLYCKFHCDVGHETKDCKSLRRDLDGLAAKGFLKSYLSSSAGGSGKKFYKKSKSPSYRRDDNDTDPEIVAVISGGLAAGGPTMRGQKDYASRLGQVMLSGKAPMDHFPKVEICESDRGKIATPHDDPLVIELKVENLKVRRILVDTGSSSNITAQLV, encoded by the coding sequence ATGAAGTCGCCGGTGGAAACTAGGGACAGCTCTCTTTACTGTAAGTTCCACTGTGATGTAGGACACGAAACAAAAGATTGCAAGAGTTTGCGGAGGGATCTTGATGGGTTAGCCGCAAAGGGATTCTTGAAGTCATATCTCAGTTCAAGTGCAGGAGGAAGTGGTAAGAAATTCTACAAGAAAAGCAAGTCACCGTCATACCGCCGTGACGACAATGATACTGATCCAGAAATTGTGGCCGTCATTTCTGGGGGTCTGGCCGCTGGTGGCCCAACAATGAGAGGTCAAAAGGACTATGCAAGCCGATTGGGGCAGGTCATGTTGTCTGGAAAAGCCCCAATGGACCACTTCCCTAAAGTGGAGATTTGTGAATCAGACAGGGGCAAGATCGCCACTCCACACGACGATCCCCTGGTTATTGAATTGAAGGTAGAAAACCTCAAAGTAAGGCGTATATTAGTAGATACGGGGAGTTCGTCTAACATTACAGCACAACTTGTCTAA
- the LOC110784751 gene encoding uncharacterized protein → MLFSARFMAYKEEKKTSMHLGRIQQGKDESLRSYVRCFNLESGQIPDLPDGVAFDNFFRGLKKGSFKFDLVKKSVRTMADALDEAESFIHATEICSVPKESKGTETTDHPQRKDKSDKKTSRPNGTWAIEKKGYQTTQSQGLKRGRPYDKRKIRVQH, encoded by the coding sequence ATGTTGTTTTCTGCAAGATTTATGGCTTATAAAGAggagaagaagacgagcatgcatttggGCCGAATACAGCAAGGGAAAGATGAGTCCTTGCGAAGCTATGTTCGATGTTTCAACTTGGAGTCTGGGCAGATTCCAGACTTACCTGACGGTGTAGCCTTTGATAATTTCTTCAGGGGACTTAAGAAGGGGTCCTTTAAGTTCGACCTGGTTAAGAAAAGTGTTAGAACTATGGCCGACGCTCTAGATGAGGCCGAGTCCTTCATTCATGCCACTGAAATCTGCTCCGTCCCTAAAGAGTCTAAGGGAACAGAGACCACTGACCATCCGCAGCGAAAGGACAAATCGGATAAAAAGACCAGCCGTCCGAATGGGACATGGGCCATTGAAAAGAAAGGTTATCAGACAACTCAGTCTCAAGGACTGAAGAGAGGACGTCCCTATGATAAAAGAAAGATTCGAGTACAACACTGA